TAATCTTTTTCAGCAATTAAGTCATAATTCTAAAAGggaatgtaggggcacctgggtggctcagttggttaagcatctgcttcggctcaggtcatgatctcggggtcctgggatcgagccccacgtcgggctccctgctcggcgggaagcctgcttctccctctcctactccccccgcttgtgttccctcttttcgctgtctctctctctgtgtcaaataaatttaaaagggaatGTAAGTTAATCGTGGACTTAGAAGAGCTGAAAGCAACACAGGTCAGCAGAAGAGAGTGCTCGGACCTTCGGACCCTCGGCACCGGCGAGCTCAGGACTGATGCCAGCGGGCGGCAGGTCACACGGGATTCCATGGGACTCAGAACCCAGAGTTCATGTGCAGATTTCCCATGTTTTCCAGAACGTGAGCTTTGATCTTGGTTTTGTGTCTTTAAGACTGAGAATGGAAGACTGAGAATGATCAGTTGTTTGCCCAGGGCTCTGATGTCCTAGCAAAGCAGGGAGAACCACCCCGatgtggggcagggagagcccCAAGGGGGTGGAGGAGGCTGTCTCGGTCTTTTCTAGCAGGAAACCATGAGAAAATATTGGAGACATTAAATGTCTTCTAAGCAAGACCACACACACAACAGTAAGCCAGCTGCCTTCTCCCAGATACAACCAAACGCCTCATCTAACTTGTAGTTTCcgaaagtaaaaatattaatttttatttagtttttaaaataactgctacacacccagcatggggctcgaactcaggaccccgagatcaagagttgcaagctcctCCCACTGAGGTGGCCAGGAGCCCCCCAACTTGACTTGTAAACCAGTgctgttttttttcaaaagccaCGTGTGTGCTCGACTGGTTCTCAGACACCACCTGCAGTTTTGGAGTTTGAAAATGagggttttcttttctatagTTACCTAATTGCAAACATTTCCATGACTTCCCTTGTCAGTTTTGTGCTCAGTAATGGCAGCAAAAAACAGTGAACCAAGGAAGTGTATCCACCCCCATGAGGAGGGCACTGTAGGGTTGCACCCGTGTCCAGGGGCCTGGCAGCGTGGCACCTGCTGAATTGTGTCAAGTACATGTTTTTTCTTCGAGTTTAAAGAATTGAAGGGCTGATCCAAAAACACTGACTGTAAATGCTTTTCAGCAGTTACTCTTCGTCTGTTCTGAGCTTTGGGGCTGCTGTCCTTCCTGGGGGTGGCCCTGAGAAGGAAACCCCTGAGGGCTCATCCTCAGGGCCCACTGCCTTCTTGTGTTGCCCCGACTTCGCAGCTGCTGGGTCATCCCCCATCAGGCCTGTCGCTCTGGTCCATGACACTGGGGTGGGCTCCGAAGCGCCCTGCAGGAGGGTCGGCCTGTTGTCAGCCACGGTGCCCTCTGATACGGTTCACATTGTCCTTTGCTTCTCTCTACACAGATGAGGATGTCAGAACTCTCAAGGGCTGTTACCACTAACTCATGAAAGTTCATGCTCTTAAATCCGTAAGAGGGATTTTTCCTGCAAGGTCATGTTCCTCACTCTATACAGTTTGGTTCACTTGCTTTGCCTTTGCGGTCATAGCCAAGAAGTCATTGCCAAAGCCTGTGTCCTAaggattttctcctgtttttctacTAAGCTTTTTAGGCTTAGCCtcaaattcattttgagttatttttgtatatggtgtaaagtAAGGTTCCGGTTCCTTCCTCTACGTCTGGTTATTGTTTcccggcaccatttattgagaaaatggccctttcccccactgaatggtcttgaTATCAGATCATAAGAACGGATGTTCAGGACCGTCTGTGGGCTCTGGGCTCCGTCACCCCACCTGTGTGCACGCCAGCACCACACTGTTTCAGTCTGTGGCTTTGAAgcatgttttgaaatcagggatTGAGTTTTTcaactgttcctttttttttttttccttaagattttatttatttgagaaagacaccgagagagggaacacaagcagggggagtgggagagggagaagcaggcttcccgctgagcagggagctggatgcggggctcgatcccaggaccctgggaccacgacctgagccgaagacagacgcttaacgactgagccacccaggcgcccctcaactaactttgttcttttaaagatagttttggctgtttggggttgagattccattttaattttaggatgggttttcCTATTTCTGCAAACAAATGTTACTGGGATTTTGATACAGACTGAATTAGGTCATTTAGGGTAGTATTCACATTTTAAGATTAAGTTTTCCTATCTGTGAACACAGGGCTTctatttacttcatttattcatatctttTAGTCAGCTGCATTCTGTAGTTTGTACAAGTATTTTGCGTTTTTGGCTTACTcccactgtttttcttttcaatactcttgtgtatggaattgttgaatttcCTTTCTGGATTGTTAGTGTAGGGAAACACACCTGGTGTTTGTCAGTGTCGTGACCTGCAACATTGGGAACAGACTTTTGTGGACTCTGCGTTGCTTTCTCCACACGCGATCCTGGCAACAGAgttgtgtttcttcctttccaatttggatgcctttctctctcttgtgcCTAATTGCTCCAGCTAGAACTTGCAGTGCGGTGCTGGAACAGGGAGCGCAGTGCGGAGCGCGTCCTCATCTCCTTCTGGATCTGAGGAGGAGTAGGTCAGGTCTCGCGCCGCCCTGCACTGCCCACAGGGCGCGCTGTGGGGTCGGCCTCGGTGGCCTCCGTTGTGCTGCtgctttcctgcttttcttcGTTTGTGGAGTGTTTGTCATGAAGGGGGGTTGAATTCTGTCAGGTGCTGCTTTCTGCAACAGCCAGGTGGCCGTGGGGTTCCCCTCTTCCTTTTGTTAACGGATTGTATTGTTGGATGTTGAACCGTCCTCGTATTCCGGGAATGAACCCCACTTGGTGATGGTGTAGGATCcctttaatgtgctgttgaagtGCATCTGCTGGTGTTTTCGTTGAGGATTTTCTGCGTTCGTGTTCATGATGGATCTTCGTGACTCTGGTCCCAGGGTGGTGCTGGCCACGGAGGCTCTGGGAACATGTGAGGACGACTGATCAGTTGGGTTTCTAGGAATGCGTCCATTTCACAAAGATTGTCAATTTGTTGGAGTATGTTTCTCATCTTATTCTCCTGTCTTGTTCCTGCAGAGTTGGCAGTGTCCCCCCTTTCATACCTGATTTTAGGAATTTCAGTGTGTGGGGTTCTCTGTCCGTCTAGCTAAAGACTCATCGATTTTGTTGATCTTTGTAAAGGACCGCTATTGggtttactgatttttcttttgcctctgcTCCAACCTTTTATGATTTTTCCCTTGAGCTAGCCCTGGGTTCAGCGTGCTCTGTCTAGTTCTGGAAGGTGTAAAGACTCAGGGTCTGGTTTGTCGCCCGTGTCCGAGCCCCTCAGCATTGCTGGCACCGTGCCTGTGAGCTCTGGAACCCTGTGGTCACTGGTCCGTCCCAGAgtgttttctcatttcccttgtgatttcctGTTTGACACAGTGGTTAAGATGCTAACTCCCACATTTGTGCATCCCCCACACATGCTCCTGCTGTGATCGGGAAGGAAAGCACGTGGGTATAACCCATCTCAGGTTAGTAGGAACTCGGATGGAGCATCCTTGGTCTCCTACGACTTCCGGCTTAGGGTCTGGTCTGTTTGCGGTGGGGTCCAGGCCGGTGCATACCCTCAGAATGTACTTGAAAGGACAGACCCTGTGGAACCAAAGTGGCTCAGCTTTGTgacttctctgtccctcctctcctgcGTTACCCCGTTGACGTTTTCTTCCAGGCGACACGCTTGATTTCAGTCTCATTTCCGCTTGTGTATATCCCACATCTATTTTCTCTGTGGAAACCACGGGGGTTAGTAACATTGGAAATGACTAAATTCTATTATGAATTTTTTCAACTGTCATATCCCATACAAACGCTCCTGtcagctctgcccctcccccagcccggtCACCGATCCCACTGGCAACCCCCTTGGACTGGGTGCCATCAGCAAAGGCTTGTGATGCTGTGTCGTGCATCTGTCTTCTGGAGTCTATAGATTGACCCTCCCGGCTGTGCAGGTTGGCCGTGGATTCATGTTTACTGGAGAAGCATACAAACTTGCTCCGTCTGGACGGGCACCCCACAGCCATCAGGAACCCCTCAGCTCCGCCTCCGTGGGGAGGGTTGTTTTGGATGCAGAACAATTGAGCTGCCCTCTGGCCCGCACGCCATCTGCGCGGGGCCCCGCCGATGAGCTCAGGGACGTTGCCTACGTGTGACGGTCTTCGGATTTCTCACGATCTTCTCGTGTGTCTCGGTGAGGGTCAGAGCCTCGCCTGCTTGCAGTTCAGTGAGCGTCCTGGATTTGTAAATTCACGTCTTCTGTCTAGTTGGGAAGTTTCTGCCGGGGCTCCCATGTGGTGCCCACAGCTCCGTGGCTGTTTACTGGTTCTTCCATCTGCTCAGATGCTGTTGACCCTTCCTGCAACTTCTTTACTTGGcttgtatttttcagctccagCATTTCTCTTCTGGTTTCTTCCTGTAATATGTTTTTGTCTGTATTCCTTTAGTTCTTGGAACATATTTAAGACTGTTTCAAAATCTTTCCTAAGTCCGGCCTCTGGGCTGCTCCTGGGATGGTTTTGTCACCTTTCCCTTGGTTAAGGCCATGTTTTCCTGCTGCCTTGTGAGAATTTGTCGAAaacagggctctgtgctggggcccCTCGTCAGCCGTTTATGTGGCTGCTCTTGAAGGCCTGCCTTTCCCATCTCCCCCCACTGTTCTGTCATCGGTGTCCCCCCATCAGCTCCTGCCCCAAACTCCTGCACGGCTCTGTGCCCCCTGCAGCTTTCGTGAGCCATGCCCACCTTTCCTGCTTGAGATCCAAGTTAGGTAAAGCGGAGACCAGTCCTTGGTCAGCCCCAGCCTGTTGGGAAGTTGCAGACAAGCTGGCCTGCTCCTCATGACCACGTGGGGGGTGGTGGCAAGTACAGACACCCCAGGACTGGTCCCACCAGCTTGAAGGTGGCTTGGTACTTATTTGGTTGTGGTCACCCTCTGTGCTCCAGAACTCCTGTAAGGTTGGTTCAGCCGGTTTCTGGTTCTTCTGTTTTCCTTACATCAGGCAGGCTCCTGTGCTCCCATCTCAAGTTTAAACCGACCTGCCTTTCCCTGGAAGGTCTAGTCCTGTGGGCTGTTCGCGCACCTGCACTCCACGCTCGACTTGGCCTCTTGTGCTCTTTTCCAGGGCCTGCGCACCTCTTCAGGCTTTCTGGCAAGTGCTTCAGCCTGGTGGAGTCCACGTGAGTGAGGGAAGgtgttggtggggggtgggggccaggaccCCCCCGACGCATCTGTGCCCCCAGGTACAAGTACGAGTTCTGCCCGTTTCGCAACGTGACGCAGCATGAGCAGACCTTCCGCTGGAACGCCTATAGTGGGATCCTGGGGTGAGCCAGGGGTGTGCAGGCGGGTGGTCCCGGGCCCCTGGGCTGGTGCCCCCCCATCCCGCCTCACGTGCTGTTCTCCCTCAGCATCTGGAACGAGTGGGAAATCTCCAACAACACCTTCAGGGGCATGTGGATGAGGGACGGCGACTCCTGCCGCTCCCGGAGCCGGCAGAGCAAGGTGGGACCGTGCGGGAAGGGCCCGAGGATGCGGGGACCCAGCTTCCCCCAACCTGCCCACCAAGGCTTTCCCCACAGGTGGAGCTTACCTGTGGGAAAAGCAGCCGTCTGGCGCACGTGTCTGAGCCGAGCACCTGTGTCTATGCGCTGACGTTCGAGACGCCTCTTGTCTGCCACCCACACTCCTTGTTGGGTAGGACCCTGGGGCCAGCCCGGGGtgcaggtggggggcaggagagcTCGGCTAAGTGGGCGTCTGTTGGATTGTAGTGTACCcggccctgccccctgccctgcagcAGCGGTGGGACCAGCTGGAGCAGGACCTGGCTGATGAGCTCATCACCGCCCAGGTGAGGTAGGCGGTGAGGTACAGGGCGGGCACCCCGTTGCCCGGGCGTGGCGCAGCCACGAGctggctcttccctcttcctccgtTGCCAGGGCTATGACAAGTGGCTCAGGGCGCTTTTTGAGGATGCCGGCTACCTGAAGACCCCAGAACAAAGTGAATCGGTGCTGGAAGGAGGTGCCAAGGACCCGGCCTTCCAGACCATAGAGAGCTGCCGTGAGGTAGGGACAGGGAAGGGTGCCTGGCCCCAAGCGGGGCCGCACGCCCTGCCCTCGGAACTCTTGTGTTGCAGGCACATAAAGAGCTGGCGAAGGAGCTCAGGAGACTGAAGAGCATGCTGACCCAGCACGGCATCCCCTACACCAGGCCTGCGGGTGAGTCGTGCCCCGTGCGGGGCCCCAGCCCACCTGGGGACCTGCTGCCTgcaggccaggccctgtgctgaccCTGGCGGCTCACTGTTCTGGCAGAGACTTCCAGCTCCGAGCACGTGGGCCCCAAGACACCCCCAGACGGGACATCGGAGCCACTCCGAGGCGACCCAGGACTGCGTGGGAACGCCTTGTGACCCGAGACTggcaggaaggggaggcaggtgggggccaCTTCCTCTGCCTCAGGGCCCCATGGGCTCTCAGGTTCAACTCAAAGAGGTGACAAAATAAAGATGCAAAGTTTTAATTCCTGTActgataaaaataattccatgaaTTCTGTAAACCATTGCATAAATGCTGTagtgtaaaaaaatttaaacaagtgTTAACTTGAAACAATTCATTACAAGTAAATGATTACGCATTATAAATACTACCTTCTGGGTTAAGAAAGTTCCATTCCAGTAACATTCTCATCTAAATACTCAGAACAAACCTAGATCGAGGCTTCCATAAATTAATCCACATGAAGCATCCACACTGAGCCGAGGTCTCCTGCGACCCCAGTTACACAAACAGCGGAGGCTGGACCGAGACCACGAGAGCCAAGAGGCAGAACGACAGCCGAACCGAGGACGGCGAGGCCCCGGGATGCCTGCGGGGCAGGGAAGGCTCCCTCGGAGGGCCTAGGCCACCAAGACACAGGTGGGGAGGACCCAACGAGCAGTCCCCTGGGGGCCCTAAGAGTTCCACTTGCGAGATTCTTGGGGGTCCTCGCAGCACACTTGGCCTCAGCGCACGTACcggtgcggggggaggggaggtcgtCCCCATGGCGCCACAGCTCCAGTCTCTCACTGCACAACAAGAACCGACCAGAGTAGCTTATACATAGACCTCAAGCTTAACTGTCCTTAATTGTTTATAATTTGAAAACGCCTAGGCTACTTATTGGTAATAAACATTGTCCTGTTTCCCAAAGAAGACCATAGGCCTGAAATGGGAAACAAGtgcataaatattaataaaaataattttaaacggTGGTAACAGTAGCACAAAATATGTCATTTCTAAGAGCTAATCATCactatcattaaaaacaaagtagatTCACTAAAACCAACTCAATAGTCACCTTTAGTAATGGACTAGCTGCAGAACGTCATGGATCCACCTTTAAACAGCTATCGGTGTGTCTTACGTTAAAAAAGGTTTTCAACCTCTTACTATAGTAAATATTTGGTTACTGATAAAAATTTTTACCGAGCCACTTTGCACTTTACAAAATGCTATTAAACGTCTTTGGCAAAGCCACGGGTGGGCCGAGACTTCCAGGCCAGAGGGCCAGCTACGGCTGCCGCACGGAGAACAAAGTCTGGGTCAACTACAGACATCCTTTGCTTCTCCCCAGATTTCTAGGAAAAATGACCCAATGCAGGCCAGAGAAGATTCAAGTCCTCACCAAAACCACACCTGTTCTCAGGAGCGTTTCTGCCACGGCCAGGCGCTCTCTGCAAGCCCGGGGTCACCAGGGTGGCTCTGGTAATCGCCAGGCTACCCTGCAGCCTGGAAGCCTCACCCCTGCAAGCTGGCGTCCATCCAGCTGCAGGGAGCGGCCGTGGGCAAGCCTCTGGCCTCAGGACACCCTCCCAGCAAGCTCGCGAGGCTACAGAGGCTCAGGCACGGCTTTGTGAAGTTAATGTGAGAGCCTCCGCCATCGGGGCCCTGGGCCGCACTTCCCCTCAGAGGAACATACAAACTCAAGGGAAGGGCGCCCTCCGCCCCTCGTGCGAGGCTCAGGCACTTAGAAAAGCGGCCGCAGGTCACAGAGCACGATCGGGCTCAGCGCCACTGCATGGTCCTGGAATATAAAACTCCAATTAATGTGCGTGTGTACGCAATTAGGAGTCCCTTTCACAAAATTGAAAACCTCTAAATGTGTCTTTCGGTATCACTGCTATAAATACTATTTGCACttaatttgaaaactataaaaaatccTAGGCATTTCTCACTACTAGATAAACGCTCATTTCATAAGTACTAATTTCAGGATAAGAAATCTAAGACTTTTACCATACCATGAATTAATAAACTGATAGGAAATGGTGGAAGTTCACAGTTCACATACAAAGCTTCGCATTATCGCATATTAAAAAAACACGAACCTAGAAAGCAGCTTATACCAACTCAGAATGTCTAACGCCCCCGGTTTACAAAGTGCTTGGCGGGGTCACAGTGCGTCATTCCCGAGCCCGTGGGGCCGGCCGGGTGGGCTCTGGAGGTGCGCCCGTGAGGTTCGAGAGAAGCAGGCCGGAGCCCGGGGTGGGGGCACCGGAGCAGTCACCATGGGAGGGGCTGGCCCTCGCAGTAGGGGCAAGGGGGCGCGCCCGCGGCGCACGGCTCACAGAGCACACGGTGCTGGCAAGGCTGGAGGACGGCGCCGCGGGCCCGCTCCCGGCACACAGCGCACTGCTTCGCTCGCAGCTGGAAGATCACCTGCAGGGCGAGACACGGGTGGTGGTGGGGTCGGGCGGCCTCCAGCAGAACCGAGGCCCCGGGAAAGCCACGGATGGGGCCGTCATGGGTC
The sequence above is drawn from the Neomonachus schauinslandi chromosome 5, ASM220157v2, whole genome shotgun sequence genome and encodes:
- the GNPTG gene encoding N-acetylglucosamine-1-phosphotransferase subunit gamma codes for the protein MAARLAGFLLLLLGFAAPGPAPAAGAKMKVVEEPNAFGLNNPFLPQTSRLQPKRDPSPVSGPAHLFRLSGKCFSLVESTYKYEFCPFRNVTQHEQTFRWNAYSGILGIWNEWEISNNTFRGMWMRDGDSCRSRSRQSKVELTCGKSSRLAHVSEPSTCVYALTFETPLVCHPHSLLVYPALPPALQQRWDQLEQDLADELITAQGYDKWLRALFEDAGYLKTPEQSESVLEGGAKDPAFQTIESCREAHKELAKELRRLKSMLTQHGIPYTRPAETSSSEHVGPKTPPDGTSEPLRGDPGLRGNAL